The Mytilus galloprovincialis chromosome 4, xbMytGall1.hap1.1, whole genome shotgun sequence genome contains a region encoding:
- the LOC143073310 gene encoding uncharacterized protein LOC143073310 translates to MTTEESSNSSDWALVTNEGEIESEDDACSESSIELLTSEDEADSSSQRSSDTGTDPSRPFFVLRLRSKELLTESDSDDKEESAKNVTKHEKVSTVPHAAIQGEMAATNDKGSTVPCVAIQGEMGATTDGAGGSQEINTKSKKCEADEINSITSEMENVGSNSGSKIENNETTSSVNSDIKDDISFPSSSGQSSSDESVPEVLHLVAHLSDSGESCSDFKIKEKENMGRKENSVKQTEENAEETDTGSDRTQETNSLQSSNFSLMDHEENENEARNEIEAEGQGAFQSDQTDNANEDDTFTLLERDTEGLVHRSGHRYMENGDDLIQETAFRNEEDDIQLQRIPRVTIRQPKLEKTDGLIIMIVEIICILVASTAAYWAGYSQGVGNHSVCCSDLLKSTRRVEMLTANGMEQTRKDIELLKNTTQTSVNLLWDDFEQKGLSVDQLVKDKTDWKYKDMGYNVDKFSDVEFQKLDNELKSHIYRFGNLLQHHVTKFRAENRHQRYHNSKLEQKQNELKNDNADLKKELIEYGKRKYLISELEDENLALIKRISDIENQLLSAEDQMYVLQLKVSQYERKKELKHSSEYNAEVDTTDLSVIAQLREENNKLQVRIIDLENKIAGLDADGRQKDNYLQELNSYKEENRDLMKDRGQLQTEVDRLKNQLKESKQYAFELESQLKELEKAADDREKRSQEEITKMKMENIKFSNKKKEDFKKDKNNNERAHTKKKRASSDNNGGYKSWSDAMNDILNKTRSSMVTVNKQIQETLTQVKNLSGDLWKKHEPKVNHILASTYETVKKNVNNVSKKVVKAAAKIVQKSAKWIRKYKKSRKNKHNRNQNDDSDQDGFTASTSRRKYEDGSDDKQSDDDKQSYDQYEKQSYDFDQRGPGTHGSTRLKKELENLFESVEYVSTRNDLSCGQIIDIMEDFQHFKMNEGINVLLEEEKTWFYCQKAWFENMAYSDPNVDTECREKLGRRQLAAADHGCCPCLYKHGRSQGKFCNLNNGCSHLNPKEKKPINKRRDQKKSKQQEGTKDYTSDEKTVQNKTEEDLTKNHGDFSYCDPFSQDLDCGDESWYLKRMTDREHLRKYRESSKTDWVFHRAEERDYHRTQPDSWYFNKYGGGQAYESHHDDMVYKDMDLDNESHEDNEHEDDDGHVEDDEHEEDIDYGHNKFSYEDL, encoded by the exons ATGACAACAGAGGAATCAAGCAACAGTAGTGACTGGGCCTTAGTTACTAATGAAGGGGAAATAGAG AGTGAAGATGATGCTTGTTCAGAAAGTTCTATAGAATTATTAACTTCAGAGGATGAAGCTGATAGTTCTTCACAAAGAAGTTCTGATACAGGAACAGATCCATCTCGTCCATTCTTTGTTCTCAGGTTAAGGTCAAAAG AACTGCTGACAGAATCTGACTCTGATGATAAGGAAGAATCAGCTAAAAATGTTACTAAACATGAGAAAGTTTCTACTGTACCACATGCAGCCATACAAGGAGAAATGGCTGCTACTAATGATAAAGGTTCTACTGTACCATGTGTAGCCATACAAGGAGAGATGGGAGCTACTACTGATGGTGCAGGAGGAAGCCAGGAAATTAATACAAAAAGCAAAAAATGTGAAGCTGATGAAATAAATTCAATCACTTCTGAAATGGAAAATGTTGGTTCTAATTCTGGAAGTAAGATAGAAAATAATGAAACTACTTCATCTGTCAACTCTGATATCAAAGATGACATATCATTTCCCAGTAGCTCTGGTCAAAGTTCATCAGATGAGAGTGTTCCTGAAGTGTTACATTTGGTGGCTCACTTATCAGACTCAGGAGAAAGTTGCTCAgacttcaaaattaaagaaaaagaaaatatgggAAGAAAAGAAAATAGTGTAAAACAAACAGAGGAAAATGCTGAAGAAACTGATACAGGAAGTGACAGAACTCAAGAGACAAATAGTTTACAAAGTTCAAATTTTTCATTGATGGATCATGAAGAGAATGAAAATGAGGCTAGAAATGAGATAGAGGCTGAAGGTCAGGGTGCTTTCCAAAGTGATCAGACAGACAATGCTAATGAAGATGATACCTTTACCTTGTTAGAGAGAGATACTGAGGGTCTAGTACATAGATCTGGACACCGGTATATGGAAAATGGTGATGACTTAATACAAGAAACAGCTTTTCGAA atGAAGAAGACGACATACAGTTACAGAGAATACCAAGAGTAACAATCAGACAACCTAAGTTAGAAAAGACAGATGGTCTCATAATTATGATTGTTGAAATAATTTGTATCCTGGTAGCATCCACGGCTGCATACTGGGCTGGATATTCTCAAG GAGTAGGAAACCATTCAGTGTGTTGCAGTGATCTACTAAAATCAACTAGACGAGTTGAAATGTTAACGGCCAATGGTATGGAACAGACACGTAAGGATATTGAACTATTGAAAAATACAACCCAAACATCAGTTAACCTTCTTTGGGATGACTTCGAGCAGAAGGGATTGAGTGTTGATCAATTGGTAAAGGACAAGACAGATTGGAAGTATAAAGATATGGGATATAATGTG GACAAATTCTCAGATGTAGAGTTCCAAAAATTAGACAATGAATTGAAAAGCCATATATATAGATTTGGTAATCTGTTACAACATCATGTcaccaaatttagagctgaaaaCAGACATCAGCGGTATCATAACTCAAAACTGGAGCAAAAACAGAATGAACTGAAGAATGATAATGCTGATCTTAAAAAAGAACTTATTGAATatggaaaaagaaaatatttgatcAGTGAACTGGAAGATGAAAATCTCGCCTTAATCAAACGAATAAGTGACATCGAAAATCAACTTTTATCAGCTGAAGATCAGATGTATGTCCTTCAACTAAAGGTATCACAATATGAAAGAAAGAAGGAGTTGAAACATAGCAGTGAATATAATGCAGAAGTAGATACAACTGATCTCAGTGTCATTGCACAGCTAAGAGAAGAGAACAATAAATTACAAGTCCGCATAATTGATCTAGAAAATAAGATTGCCGGGTTGGATGCAGATGGAAGACAGAAGGATAATTATCTACAGGAATTAAATAGTTATAAGGAGGAAAATAGAGATCTAATGAAGGACAGGGGTCAACTTCAGACAGAAGTCGATCGTCTCAAAAATCAACTTAAAGAAAGCAAACAATATGCATTTGAACTTGAAAGTCAACTTAAAGAACTGGAAAAGGCAGCTGATGATCGAGAAAAAAGATCACAAGAAGAAATTACAAAGATGAAGATGGAAAATATTAAATTTAGTAACAAAAAGAAAGAAGACTTCAAGAAAGATAAG AATAACAATGAACGTGCACATACAAAGAAGAAAAGAGCAAGTTCAGACAATAATGGAGGATATAAGTCCTGGTCTGATGCTATgaatgatattttgaataaaacgagAAGTTCTATGGTGACTGTCAACAAACAGATACAGGAGACTCTCACACAG GTAAAGAACCTGTCTGGTGACCTTTGGAAAAAGCATGAGCCAAAGGTCAATCATATCTTGGCAAGCACTTATGAAACAgtaaaaaagaatgtcaacaatgttTCTAAGAAAGTAGTTAAAGCTGCAGCTAAAATTGTTCAGAAATCAGCTAAATGGATAAGAAAATACAAGAAATCACGCAAAAATAAGCACAATAGAAACCAGAATGATGACTCTGACCAAGATGGGTTCACAGCTTCAACTTCTAGAAGGAAGTATGAAGATGGTTCTGATGATAAACAATCTGATGATGACAAGCAATCTTATGACCAATATGAAAAGCAATCATACGACTTTGATCAAAGAGGACCTGGCACACATGGTTCCACCCGTTTGAAGAAAGAATTAGAGAATCTGTTTGAAAGTGTTGAATATGTCAGTACTAGGAATGATCTCTCATGTGGTCAAATTATTGACATCATGGAAGATTTTCAGCATTTCAAAATGAACGAAGGGATCAATGTTTTATTGGAGGAAGAAAAAACTTGGTTTTATTGTCAAAAAGCCTGGTTTGAAAACATGGCCTATTCTGATCCCAATGTTGATACAGAGTGTAGAGAGAAATTGGGCAGACGTCAACTTGCTGCTGCTGATCATGGATGCTGCCCATGTCTTTATAAACATGGCAGATCACAGGGGAAATTCTGTAATCTTAATAATGGATGCAGTCATCTCAATCCAAAGGAAAAGAAACCAATTAATAAAAGAAGAGATCAGAAAAAGAGTAAACAGCAGGAAGGCACAAAAGATTATACCAGTGATGAAAAAACAgtccaaaataaaactgaggAAGACTTAACTAAGAACCATGGAGATTTTTCTTACTGTGATCCTTTCAGCCAAGATCTAGATTGTGGAGATGAGTCATGGTATCTAAAAAGGATGACAGACCGAGAACATTTAAGGAAATACAGAGAAAGTTCCAAAACAGATTGGGTGTTCCACAGAGCAGAAGAACGTGACTACCATAGAACTCAGCCTGACAGCTGGTATTTCAATAAGTACGGTGGTGGTCAAGCTTATGAGTCTCACCATGATGATATGGTATATAAAGACATGGACTTAGATAATGAAAGCCACGAAGATAATGAACATGAGGATGATGATGGACATGTGGAAGACGATGAACATGAGGAAGACATTGATTATGGTCATAATAAGTTTAGTTATGAAGATTTATGA